A window from Brachionichthys hirsutus isolate HB-005 chromosome 4, CSIRO-AGI_Bhir_v1, whole genome shotgun sequence encodes these proteins:
- the ela3l gene encoding elastase 3 like has product MIPIVLASVLIASAFGCGTPPIEPLTSRVVNGVDAKPHSWPWQISLQYERNGVWRHTCGGSLIAANWVMTAAHCINAKFSYRVFVGKYNLIEEEVGSKALLPEKIVVHEKWNSLFVALGNDIALIKLSEPVTLSDQVQLGCVPPAGALLPNGYPCYITGWGRMSTGGPIADKLQQALMPLVDHATCSKPDWWGFAVRTSMVCAGGDGIVAGCNGDSGGPLNCKNSKGVWEVHGIASFVSGLGCNYEKKPTVFTRVSAFNDWMDKVMMTN; this is encoded by the exons ATGATCCCCATCGTGCTGGCCTCAGTGCTCATTGCTAGCG CCTTCGGGTGCGGAACCCCACCCATCGAGCCCCTGACGTCCCGCGTGGTCAACGGGGTAGATGCCAAGCCCCACAGCTGGCCCTGGcag ATCTCCCTGCAGTATGAGAGGAACGGTGTGTGGAGGCACACTTGTGGGGGGTCTCTGATTGCTGCCAACTGGGTCATGACAGCCGCTCACTGCATCAA TGCCAAGTTCTCCTACAGGGTGTTCGTCGGCAAATACAACCTGATCGAGGAAGAGGTTGGCTCCAAGGCCCTGCTGCCCGAGAAGATTGTTGTCCATGAGAAATGGAACTCCTTGTTTGTGGCCCTCGG GAACGACATCGCTTTGATCAAGCTGTCAGAGCCTGTGACTTTAAGTGACCAAGTGCAGCTGGGATGCGTCCCCCCAGCTGGCGCCTTACTGCCCAACGGTTACCCCTGCTACATCACTGGATGGGGCAGGATGTCCA CCGGAGGCCCCATAGCTGATAAGCTGCAGCAGGCTTTGATGCCTCTGGTTGACCATGCCACCTGCTCCAAGCCTGACTGGTGGGGTTTTGCTGTCAGGACCTCCATGGTGTGCGCCGGTGGGGATGGAATCGTGGCTGGATGCAAT GGCGACTCCGGCGGCCCTCTGAATTGCAAGAACAGCAAAGGCGTCTGGGAGGTTCACGGCATCGCCAGCTTCGTCTCCGGCCTCGGATGCAACTACGAGAAGAAGCCCACTGTTTTCACCAGGGTGTCGGCTTTCAACGACTGGATGGATAAG GTCATGATGACAAACTGA
- the bco2l gene encoding beta-carotene 15, 15-dioxygenase 2, like, with protein MSQVTESQTQTVPSRQRCPRAEGLESVAPLVRTAEETPDPIPTSVSGNIPTWIKGSFLRNGPAKFEFGEDRYNHWFDGMAMMHRFHICDGKVSYSSRFLRSDSYVSNSEKNRIVISEFGTLAMPDPCKNIFSRFFSRFTFPKTTDNGNVNFVKYRGDYYVSTETNFMRRIDPRSLETKEKVDWSQYIAVNSATAHPHYDRNGASYNMGNSYSSGGFFYNIIRVPPREEAQGARSSADLTGAEVICSIPASEPRYPSYYHSFVMSENYIVFIEQPIKLNLLRFMLYRMLGLGFSKVMTWAPQYGTIFHLVNRHNGKRSDVKYYAAPMFTLHQINAFEDNGFLVMDMCCGDDGAVIADYSLENLRRASGEEMDEFYNSLCRNLPRRYVLPLTVDEQTPLDQNLVTLRNYKATAKQTKPGEVYMTHEDLHDDELLQYGGLEFPHINYDKYNGRPYRYVYCCGFGHVVSDSLLKMDVRTKELKVWRFPGLYPSEPVFVASPGATEEDDGVVLSVIITPRKEKSTFLLVLDAKTFSELGRAEVPVDVPYGTHGVFNEMG; from the exons ATGTCTCAGGTCACGGAGTCCCAGACGCAGACCG tACCCAGCAGACAGCGATGTCCGCGGGCCGAAGGGTTGGAGAGCGTCGCGCCTCTGGTGCGCACCGCTGAGGAAACCCCCGATCCCATCCCCACCAGCGTCAGCGGAAATATTCCAACCTGGATTAAGGGGAGCTTCCTGAGGAATGGGCCTGCGAAGTTCGAATTCGGGGAGGACAG atACAACCACTGGTTTGATGGCATGGCCATGATGCACCGGTTCCACATCTGCGACGGAAAAGTCAGCTACAGCAGCCGGTTCCTGCGAAGCGACTCGTACGTGTCCAACTCCGAGAAGAACCGCATCGTGATTTCAGAGTTCGGGACGCTGGCCATGCCCGATCCCTGCAAGAACATCTTCTCACGCTTCTTTTCCCGCTTCACGTTTCCCA AGACCACGGACAACGGCAACGTGAACTTTGTCAAGTACAGGGGAGACTATTACGTCAGCACGGAGACCAACTTCATGCGGCGAATCGATCCGCGGAGCTTGGAGACCAAGGAGAAG GTGGACTGGAGTCAATACATAGCTGTCAACTCGGCTACAGCCCATCCACACTATGACCGTAACGGGGCCTCGTACAACATGGGCAACTCCTACAGCAGCGGTG GCTTCTTCTACAACATCATCCGTGTGCCTCCTCGGGAGGAGGCGCAGGGAGCGAGGAGCTCTGCAGACCTGACGGGAGCTGAAGTCATCTGCTCCATTCCTGCATCTGAACCCAGATATCCTTCCTATTATCACAGCTTCG TCATGTCGGAGAACTACATCGTGTTCATCGAGCAGCCGATCAAGCTCAACTTGCTGAGGTTCATGCTGTACAGAATGCTGGGACTAGGCTTCAGTAAAGTCATGACCTGGGCCCCCCAGTACGGAACCATCTTCCACCTGGTCAACAGGCACAACGGGAAG CGGAGTGACGTGAAGTACTATGCGGCGCCCATGTTCACGCTGCATCAGATCAATGCCTTTGAAGACAACGGGTTCTTGGTTATGGACATGTGCTGCGGGGACGACGGAGCGGTCATCGCGGATTATTCGCTGGAGAATCTCCGCAGAGCCTCGGGAGAGGAGATGGATGAG ttttacAACTCGCTGTGCAGAAACCTCCCGAGGAGATACGTCCTGCCCCTGACTGTGGACGAACAAACTCCTCTGGATCAAAACCTTGTCACTCTGCGTAATTATAAAGCCACAGCAAAGCAGACAAAACCAGGAGAG GTTTACATGACCCACGAGGATCTCCATGACGACGAGCTGCTGCAGTACGGTGGCTTGGAGTTTCCTCACATCAACTATGACAAGTACAACGGCAGACCCTACCGCTACGTCTACTGCTGTGGGTTTGGACACGTCGTCTCCGATTCGCTGCTCAAGATGGACGTTCGCACCAAGGAGCTTAAG GTGTGGCGTTTTCCCGGCCTGTACCCGTCTGAGCCTGTCTTCGTTGCTTCGCCCGGAGCGACTGAGGAAGACGACGGAGTGGTCCTGTCAGTCATCATCACACCCAGAAAA GAGAAAAGTACTTTTCTCCTTGTTCTCGATGCCAAGACCTTCAGCGAGCTGGGCCGGGCGGAGGTCCCCGTCGATGTCCCTTACGGGACCCATGGAGTGTTTAACGAGATGGGCTAG